The following is a genomic window from Thaumasiovibrio subtropicus.
ATTTGGCTAACTTTTTGGTTAACCCCTTTCATCCAACGCACCACCGAACGCAGCACAGGGACAGCAGGTTTCAACATCATGTTGCTACTTGCCTTCTCTACCGAGCTTTCTAGCTGGTTGGTGACTTCCATCAGTTCAGTAACTTCCATTTCTCTCTCCGTTGCCCTTTAGTGCAATGACGGGCGCGTGGGCATTAGCGTTGCCCCGTCGAGGTAGTCGCGACAAAGCGCCGCGCAAATATCGTTTTCCCTATCGTGCCAGCGCTCCTCAAATAGCGGCTCACGTAACACGGCCTTCCAGTAGGCGAGCTTTTCCCGCCATCGTCGCCGCTGCTCGGCATAATGCGTCCTCGCTGCATTACGCACTTCTAAGCAGTTATCACCGGACGTGGGCGTCATGCTCCAACCGCGCGCCCCCGCCGCCCACATCAGAAAATCATCCATCTTGTCTTCTGCATCCTCGCCATCAAAATGCAGACAAAACCGATTCTTGGTTGAAGCGAACACTCCCCGCGATTTCAGGGTTTTGCTGTTCTCGCTATAGGCTTCTTGAATGCGTTTGAGCTTGGCGCGGAGTTTGGCGAGTTGGTCGGGCGAATCCTTTTTTTGCTTTAGGACACCGATAGCCCTAATAGTCTCTTCGCGCTTTTTGGTGAGTTTGCGAAGTTGGCGTTCGTAAGGCTTTCGCCACTGTTCAAGCTTGTAACCACACTCTTTGATGATGGCGACCATGTTGTCGGCCTCAAACCGATCAAGACATGTCCAACCGGGCGCGCGGCTCGGTTGAGCGATACCATAGCGATTACCTTTAATGAGCCCTTGGTTTGCGTTTCCGCCTTTCGCGGCATAACCAACGGCTTTGATGATGTAAGTCCCTGCGGCTTTGGGGTTTCGAATGCGCTCTAAATGCACCATGCCTTTGCCCCATAGCCCCTCGATACGTTCCGCCCAGGCATCGAAATGTTCACGTCCCACTTTCCAGTTGGTGAGTAAGTGAATGTGTGGGTTAGGCTCGCCGTCTTCGTTGGCTGGACATTCGGCCACCCAGAGGTAATGCAAATCATCGATTCGTTCTTCGTGCTCGAAGGGTTCGCCGTCTGCGTCTATGCCCTGCCAACCGCGACGAAACATTTTGCGAATGCCATCGATGAAGCGCGACACCTCTTTGCCAAGCGTAGTTTTGCCTTCAAAAATGGCGTTTCGCATTTCTGTTGTGCAAGTGAGGGTTGCGAAAGTGTTGAAGCCTTCATGACACG
Proteins encoded in this region:
- a CDS encoding rolling circle replication-associated protein; its protein translation is MNKDELLNIASAVKPADIIERNIASYDAGFLGFGFMGPPVELATNEQWWEMNRVFRDSEIYARKEAEAFKPDPKFIAYQREKILARSAAQSAEKNRLVQGRKSPTRNKDPRHITKLTALRRSLQGVKEFDDRTAMQPESLYDSADRAKMKPRVSTIQLLHQEWSGKYRLQHIVEMAPSDAPEANDGDRYTDALTPRAVGKIFESAAYVATCHEGFNTFATLTCTTEMRNAIFEGKTTLGKEVSRFIDGIRKMFRRGWQGIDADGEPFEHEERIDDLHYLWVAECPANEDGEPNPHIHLLTNWKVGREHFDAWAERIEGLWGKGMVHLERIRNPKAAGTYIIKAVGYAAKGGNANQGLIKGNRYGIAQPSRAPGWTCLDRFEADNMVAIIKECGYKLEQWRKPYERQLRKLTKKREETIRAIGVLKQKKDSPDQLAKLRAKLKRIQEAYSENSKTLKSRGVFASTKNRFCLHFDGEDAEDKMDDFLMWAAGARGWSMTPTSGDNCLEVRNAARTHYAEQRRRWREKLAYWKAVLREPLFEERWHDRENDICAALCRDYLDGATLMPTRPSLH